A genomic segment from Meiothermus sp. CFH 77666 encodes:
- a CDS encoding TRAP transporter fused permease subunit — protein sequence MEIPQDSTGRTTLMGRVIWVILLVAALFSLYLVVHPFTPLSRLDISILDQVQLRRATHVLLLLVAGYLITSRLPAARRTVGSWVFAALTLPFLYTFWVPNVPGVDIPLAGKLMGTLAWALAVLPVLLPQIRRYTDILAALLAIAPWAYQVRYYEELVNRAVIPAGWDMAMSFTIIILVLGLVSRLLGPIMPSLVLIFLAYNMYGQYVPGTFRGAKNGIDLILGKTYNETEAGIYGLITGVSAKYLVYFTILSGLIGALGLGRVVANIALAMVGRTPQTPGRVTGIASVFMGMFSGSGAADTQFVATLTKPLYEKANYDKMIAAGLVATAGTIALITPPVLGSIAFVMVEILQISYLWVIIMAIGPMLLYLASILTFNEFYARKAKLPPVGADIELGYRYALRYSTIFIPIVLIVVMLFLGTEVSTAVYLASLAFILICYLDPTLRPAPLAEAMRSPAYKVGLPLGIGLALGGAFLPVLAGWDLGKIPVLPVTLAVLGLLLGTFVYPTLASGKVRGTIEPIALGLAEGFRQLIPIGSAIVAANLIFGMMVITGLPSKFSIFLGQVSGESLLLATLVTAVFSLILGMGVPPTATYVLTASLTAPAIIKIAAANFQGYGLEPQQAVLAATLATHMFLFYYAVLADVTPPVALSGYAAASVFKTNPILTGVYAARVALAKYIIGFFFLLSFTGTGLLILPIVQNVPGIEGWFIILERFFFTGTAIVFLAAATVGYTRRPLQRWESWVMGLLAIALFYPYPNLWMPFIPFVLGLLFFLRGESTKTPQPQAAD from the coding sequence ATGGAAATACCTCAAGATAGTACGGGCAGAACCACCCTGATGGGGCGCGTCATCTGGGTTATTCTGCTAGTTGCAGCGCTTTTTAGCTTGTATCTGGTGGTTCACCCTTTTACCCCGCTGAGCCGCCTGGATATCAGCATCCTCGACCAGGTACAGCTACGCCGGGCTACTCATGTTTTGCTGCTCTTGGTAGCAGGGTATCTGATTACCTCTCGTCTTCCCGCTGCCAGGCGCACGGTGGGTTCATGGGTTTTTGCGGCCCTCACCCTGCCTTTTCTCTACACCTTCTGGGTGCCCAATGTGCCGGGAGTGGACATCCCGCTGGCGGGTAAGCTAATGGGAACCCTAGCCTGGGCACTGGCGGTGCTGCCGGTTTTGTTGCCGCAGATACGCCGCTATACCGATATTCTCGCGGCACTGCTGGCCATTGCGCCCTGGGCCTACCAGGTGCGCTATTACGAAGAGCTGGTCAACCGGGCAGTCATTCCGGCTGGCTGGGATATGGCCATGTCCTTCACCATCATTATTCTGGTGCTGGGACTGGTCTCTCGCTTGCTGGGTCCCATCATGCCCTCGTTGGTACTCATTTTCCTGGCCTACAACATGTATGGCCAGTATGTGCCGGGCACGTTTCGTGGGGCGAAAAACGGCATTGATCTGATCCTGGGCAAGACCTACAACGAAACCGAGGCCGGTATCTATGGCCTCATCACCGGGGTATCGGCCAAGTACCTGGTCTACTTCACCATCCTCTCAGGGCTGATTGGTGCGCTGGGGCTGGGGCGGGTAGTGGCCAATATTGCTCTGGCAATGGTGGGTCGCACCCCGCAAACCCCTGGCCGGGTAACCGGTATTGCTTCGGTCTTCATGGGCATGTTCAGTGGCTCGGGGGCAGCCGACACCCAGTTTGTGGCTACCCTGACCAAGCCGCTCTACGAAAAAGCCAACTACGACAAGATGATCGCTGCGGGGCTGGTCGCCACGGCTGGTACCATTGCGCTCATTACCCCCCCGGTGCTGGGCTCAATTGCCTTCGTGATGGTGGAAATTTTGCAGATTAGCTATTTGTGGGTGATCATCATGGCGATTGGGCCCATGCTTTTGTACCTGGCGAGTATCCTTACTTTCAACGAATTCTATGCGCGTAAGGCCAAGTTGCCACCAGTCGGTGCGGATATCGAACTGGGATATCGGTATGCCCTTCGCTACAGCACTATCTTTATCCCTATTGTCCTGATTGTGGTGATGCTCTTTTTGGGCACCGAGGTTTCGACGGCTGTGTACCTAGCTTCCCTAGCCTTTATTCTGATCTGCTACCTTGACCCCACGCTAAGACCTGCACCCCTGGCCGAGGCCATGCGGAGTCCGGCCTACAAGGTGGGGCTGCCCCTAGGCATCGGGCTGGCCCTGGGGGGCGCTTTTCTGCCGGTGCTGGCAGGCTGGGATCTGGGTAAAATACCGGTTTTGCCCGTGACGCTAGCGGTGCTGGGGCTTTTGCTGGGCACCTTTGTTTACCCGACCCTGGCCAGCGGCAAGGTGCGCGGGACCATTGAACCGATTGCGCTGGGCCTGGCCGAGGGATTCCGTCAACTGATTCCCATTGGTTCAGCAATTGTGGCGGCAAACCTGATTTTCGGCATGATGGTGATTACCGGCCTGCCTTCCAAGTTCTCGATATTCCTCGGGCAGGTTTCCGGAGAAAGCCTGTTGCTTGCGACCCTGGTCACGGCTGTCTTCAGCCTGATTCTGGGCATGGGGGTGCCGCCGACGGCGACCTATGTGCTGACCGCCTCGCTGACGGCTCCAGCGATTATCAAGATTGCAGCAGCCAACTTCCAGGGGTATGGCCTCGAGCCCCAGCAGGCGGTGCTGGCTGCAACCCTGGCTACCCACATGTTCCTCTTCTACTACGCGGTGCTGGCCGACGTGACCCCGCCGGTGGCGCTCTCGGGCTACGCAGCGGCCTCGGTGTTCAAAACCAACCCCATTCTTACGGGGGTTTATGCGGCGCGGGTGGCGCTGGCCAAGTACATTATCGGCTTCTTCTTCCTGCTCTCCTTTACCGGAACCGGCCTGCTGATTCTGCCGATTGTGCAGAACGTGCCGGGCATTGAGGGCTGGTTCATCATCCTCGAGCGCTTCTTCTTCACGGGTACAGCCATCGTCTTCCTGGCCGCCGCCACGGTGGGGTACACCCGTCGGCCCCTGCAACGCTGGGAAAGCTGGGTGATGGGTTTGCTGGCAATCGCTCTGTTCTACCCCTATCCCAACCTCTGGATGCCCTTCATTCCCTTCGTGCTGGGACTGCTCTTCTTCCTGCGCGGAGAAAGCACCAAAACACCCCAGCCCCAGGCGGCGGACTAG
- a CDS encoding disulfide bond formation protein B: MQTSSPSTFDRNALLLAFAWLVALVATLGSLYYSEVRNFIPCTLCWYQRIAMYPLVFLLGIATWRNDAGIRPYALTLSLLGLFWSSYHLLELWVPGVAPNVCKGPIPCNVEYVPSFPIPLQAGIAFLFISVALFWVRPARR; this comes from the coding sequence GTGCAGACCTCATCTCCCTCCACTTTTGACCGCAACGCGCTTCTGCTGGCGTTTGCCTGGCTGGTCGCGCTGGTAGCGACGCTTGGGAGCCTCTACTACTCTGAGGTACGCAACTTTATTCCCTGCACCCTGTGCTGGTACCAGCGCATCGCCATGTATCCACTGGTGTTCCTGTTGGGCATTGCAACCTGGCGTAACGATGCTGGCATCAGGCCCTATGCCCTGACTCTTTCGCTACTGGGGTTGTTCTGGAGCAGCTATCACCTCCTGGAGCTATGGGTTCCGGGGGTTGCGCCCAATGTTTGCAAGGGCCCCATTCCCTGCAACGTCGAGTACGTGCCCAGCTTTCCCATTCCGCTTCAGGCGGGGATTGCTTTTTTGTTCATCTCGGTAGCGCTATTCTGGGTGCGCCCGGCCCGCCGATAG
- a CDS encoding 2-hydroxyacid dehydrogenase, giving the protein MILLVPEATEPSLLQGFPDEVEIAFLPKEAPLSEQALRAEFAVAPYGGARRFFAELPNLKQLKVVQTLTAGVDWILPRLPPGIVLCDAAGVHDIPVSEWIVAAVLGAVKRFPEFRDAQREQRWAYRWVDDLEGSTVLFLGYGSIARATEKRLAPFELQFIRVARTAREGVHAWADLPALLPQADVVINLLPHTPATDKLIGAAQFAQMKPGVLFVNAGRGKTVDQEALVEAIRAKQVRLVTDVTDPEPLPEGHPLWSLPEVFLTPHMAGSTPKLFERGFRLVREQVARYVRGEPLQNVVRDGY; this is encoded by the coding sequence ATGATACTCCTGGTTCCTGAAGCAACTGAACCCAGTCTATTGCAGGGCTTCCCCGACGAGGTAGAGATTGCCTTTCTGCCCAAGGAAGCCCCCTTGTCGGAGCAGGCCCTGCGGGCCGAGTTTGCCGTAGCTCCGTATGGCGGCGCCAGGCGTTTTTTTGCGGAGTTGCCCAACCTGAAGCAGCTCAAGGTGGTGCAGACCCTTACGGCGGGGGTGGACTGGATTCTGCCACGGCTACCCCCTGGCATCGTGCTGTGTGATGCGGCGGGGGTGCACGATATTCCGGTGTCGGAATGGATTGTGGCAGCGGTGCTGGGCGCCGTCAAGCGCTTCCCCGAGTTCCGCGATGCCCAGCGGGAGCAGCGCTGGGCCTACCGCTGGGTAGACGACCTCGAGGGCTCCACGGTGCTGTTTCTGGGGTACGGCTCCATTGCCCGAGCCACCGAAAAGCGCCTGGCCCCTTTTGAGCTTCAGTTTATCCGGGTAGCCCGCACGGCCCGCGAGGGCGTTCATGCCTGGGCCGACCTGCCCGCCCTGCTTCCCCAAGCCGACGTGGTCATCAACCTGCTGCCACACACCCCGGCCACCGACAAGTTGATTGGGGCGGCCCAGTTTGCCCAGATGAAACCGGGGGTGCTGTTCGTCAATGCTGGGCGGGGCAAAACCGTGGATCAGGAGGCCCTGGTAGAGGCCATCCGGGCCAAGCAGGTGCGCCTGGTCACCGATGTCACCGACCCCGAACCCCTCCCCGAGGGCCATCCCCTATGGTCGCTGCCGGAGGTGTTCTTGACCCCCCACATGGCCGGCTCAACCCCCAAGCTATTCGAGCGGGGCTTCCGGCTGGTGCGCGAGCAGGTAGCGCGGTATGTGCGCGGCGAACCCCTGCAAAACGTGGTGCGGGATGGGTATTGA
- the fni gene encoding type 2 isopentenyl-diphosphate Delta-isomerase: protein MSDASDIQTRKRKHLEVCLHEPVEYTRLTTGFERYRLRYRALPELALQEVRLSTEFLGKTLQAPFLIGAMTGGEAHGARINRALAQAAEHLGVGLMLGSQRVMLERPQARASFQVREVAPTTLLIGNLGLVQLNKGYGLAQLEQAVQQVGADALALHLNPLQEALQVGGDTDFSGLLDKLAGLLPQVSFPVILKEVGHGIGREVAEQLAPLPVAALDVAGAGGTSWARVEELVHHGRILHPELVEMGIPTAEALVECRRILPHKPLIASGGIRTGTDAAKALALGAQLVAVARPLLKPALKGPEAVVEWLLNFLHELRVALFAIGARTPAEAFGRIEKV from the coding sequence GTGAGCGATGCATCCGATATTCAAACACGCAAGCGCAAACACCTCGAGGTCTGCCTTCACGAGCCGGTGGAGTACACCCGCCTCACCACCGGGTTTGAGCGCTACCGCCTACGCTACCGGGCCCTACCCGAGCTGGCCTTGCAGGAGGTGCGTTTATCCACCGAATTTCTGGGCAAAACCCTCCAGGCCCCCTTCTTGATCGGGGCCATGACCGGCGGCGAGGCGCACGGCGCGCGCATCAACCGGGCGCTGGCCCAGGCCGCCGAACATCTGGGGGTGGGCCTGATGCTGGGTAGCCAGCGGGTCATGCTGGAGCGCCCCCAGGCCAGGGCCAGTTTTCAGGTGCGCGAGGTAGCGCCCACCACGCTCCTGATTGGCAACCTGGGGCTGGTACAGCTCAACAAGGGCTACGGCCTGGCGCAGCTCGAGCAGGCCGTACAGCAGGTGGGGGCCGATGCCCTCGCGCTCCACCTGAACCCCTTGCAGGAGGCCCTTCAGGTGGGGGGCGATACCGACTTTAGCGGTTTGCTGGACAAACTGGCGGGTCTTTTGCCTCAGGTTTCTTTTCCGGTCATCCTTAAGGAAGTGGGGCACGGCATTGGGCGCGAAGTGGCCGAACAGTTAGCCCCCCTGCCTGTGGCTGCCCTTGATGTGGCGGGCGCAGGGGGTACGAGCTGGGCCAGGGTAGAAGAGCTTGTACACCACGGGCGTATCCTGCACCCCGAACTGGTGGAGATGGGCATCCCCACCGCAGAGGCCCTGGTGGAGTGCCGGCGTATTCTGCCCCACAAGCCCCTGATCGCCTCGGGGGGCATTCGCACCGGCACCGATGCCGCCAAGGCCCTGGCCCTAGGGGCGCAGCTGGTGGCGGTGGCCCGCCCGCTGCTGAAACCGGCCCTGAAGGGCCCGGAAGCAGTGGTGGAGTGGCTCCTGAACTTCCTGCACGAACTGCGGGTGGCCCTTTTTGCCATCGGCGCACGCACCCCCGCCGAGGCTTTTGGGCGCATCGAAAAAGTCTGA
- a CDS encoding tetratricopeptide repeat protein encodes MKQLLCAALLIFSLGLAQQSQPAPAVQQTLQQAQAALEAGRLNEAVQGFEAVIARDFSNYSAHFGLGLALYRLGDLRGAAFEFTQLTALDPNRFEGWFNLGVVRDRQGQAAEAAQAFAKAVEVGEKANLSAADLKPAYIGQVKALRTQGQHEAATAAARKGLEKLPGDAELTSLLADSLIRANKPLEALPVLYQILGNDPANVQAISQIADIYVAQGLPLRALREIDRGLEATKDNSVRAQLLLKKSSLQQGREQQASLQEAVRLDPKLWAAHYNLGVARLRDGNPRGALESFQSAYAQNPDEPKVLLGLATAYDRLGQAAESGRFAAMAVKASQGADRLDALFLQGKSSYALRRYTEAVETLSQVTQQRPDNAEAWFFLGVSQFNLKDYAAAAASLEKAQALAPSAPTAANLGAALYSAGKYSDAERVLSQAVALDGRNSVAWYNLGLTLRSLGRLAEARRAWQRSADLGYAPARDLLR; translated from the coding sequence ATGAAACAACTTTTGTGCGCGGCGCTTCTGATTTTTTCGCTGGGCTTAGCGCAGCAAAGTCAGCCCGCCCCTGCTGTTCAGCAAACGCTGCAACAGGCCCAGGCTGCCCTCGAGGCTGGGCGCCTCAACGAAGCCGTGCAGGGTTTTGAGGCGGTCATTGCCCGGGATTTCTCCAATTACAGCGCCCACTTTGGGCTGGGTCTGGCCCTGTACCGCCTGGGCGACCTGCGAGGCGCTGCCTTCGAGTTCACCCAGCTCACCGCCCTCGATCCCAATCGTTTTGAGGGGTGGTTCAACCTGGGGGTGGTGCGCGACCGCCAGGGCCAGGCTGCCGAGGCCGCCCAGGCCTTTGCTAAAGCGGTCGAGGTGGGCGAGAAAGCCAACCTGAGTGCCGCTGATCTCAAACCTGCATACATTGGCCAGGTCAAGGCCCTGCGCACCCAGGGGCAGCACGAAGCCGCTACGGCTGCCGCCCGCAAGGGCTTAGAGAAACTCCCCGGTGACGCCGAGCTGACCTCTTTGCTGGCCGATAGCCTGATCAGGGCCAACAAACCCCTGGAAGCCCTGCCGGTGCTTTACCAGATCCTCGGCAACGACCCCGCCAACGTGCAGGCCATCTCGCAAATTGCCGACATCTACGTAGCCCAGGGGTTACCCTTGCGAGCGCTGCGCGAGATTGACCGGGGCCTCGAGGCCACCAAAGACAACTCGGTACGGGCCCAGCTGCTCCTCAAAAAGTCTTCCCTGCAACAAGGCCGTGAGCAACAGGCTTCACTACAAGAAGCCGTTCGCCTCGATCCCAAGCTGTGGGCTGCTCATTACAACCTGGGGGTAGCCCGCTTGCGCGATGGCAACCCCAGGGGGGCTCTGGAGTCTTTCCAGAGTGCCTATGCCCAGAACCCCGATGAGCCCAAGGTGTTGTTGGGACTGGCCACAGCCTATGACCGTCTGGGCCAGGCCGCCGAGTCGGGGCGCTTCGCTGCGATGGCCGTCAAAGCCAGCCAGGGAGCCGACAGGCTAGATGCTTTGTTCCTGCAGGGGAAGTCCTCGTATGCCTTGCGTCGCTACACCGAGGCGGTCGAAACCCTTTCGCAGGTGACCCAGCAAAGGCCCGACAACGCCGAGGCCTGGTTCTTCCTGGGGGTCTCGCAGTTCAATCTGAAGGACTACGCTGCCGCAGCAGCATCGCTGGAAAAAGCCCAGGCCCTGGCGCCCAGTGCCCCCACAGCGGCCAACCTGGGGGCGGCGCTGTACTCTGCGGGCAAATACTCCGACGCCGAGCGGGTGCTCTCGCAGGCGGTAGCCTTGGATGGCCGTAACTCGGTAGCGTGGTACAACCTGGGTCTCACCCTGCGCTCCTTGGGCCGACTGGCCGAAGCCCGGCGGGCCTGGCAGCGCTCTGCCGACCTGGGTTATGCCCCTGCCCGGGACTTATTGCGGTAG
- a CDS encoding SPOR domain-containing protein has protein sequence MQPETARPASAPRPERPNLTADAGGSWRVMVGSFGNRENAERLAATLRRQGYPVGLEVSGELTRVWVGPYSSQARARTIANTLGQYQPQVARMAASTPAAPTPEPQTEPAPSASRFLQVGAFRNAQSAQSVVEAVRQAGYPVVLVEEGGLVKVRVGPLDDASAAAAALRARGLEVLEVR, from the coding sequence GTGCAGCCGGAGACGGCCCGTCCTGCGTCTGCGCCCAGGCCTGAACGTCCAAATCTGACCGCCGATGCGGGAGGAAGCTGGCGGGTGATGGTGGGCTCGTTTGGCAACCGCGAAAACGCTGAACGCCTGGCCGCAACCCTGCGCCGACAGGGCTATCCGGTGGGCCTCGAGGTCTCCGGTGAACTCACCCGGGTCTGGGTGGGCCCCTATAGCAGCCAGGCTCGAGCCCGCACCATCGCCAACACCCTTGGTCAGTACCAACCCCAGGTCGCTCGAATGGCAGCCAGTACCCCTGCAGCTCCCACCCCCGAACCCCAGACCGAGCCCGCCCCCAGCGCCAGCCGTTTCCTGCAGGTAGGGGCTTTCCGCAATGCCCAGAGTGCTCAGTCGGTGGTTGAAGCGGTGCGGCAAGCGGGCTATCCGGTGGTGCTAGTGGAGGAGGGCGGCCTGGTGAAGGTGCGCGTGGGCCCCCTGGACGATGCCTCGGCGGCTGCTGCGGCCCTGCGGGCCAGGGGCCTCGAGGTTCTGGAGGTTCGCTAG
- a CDS encoding redox-sensing transcriptional repressor Rex, with protein sequence MAKVPSAAISRLVTYLRILEDLEARGINRTSSEQLAEEAQVTAFQVRKDLSYFGSYGTRGVGYTVQILRRELRQILGLNRRWGLCIVGMGRLGQAIADYPGFSEIFELKGLFDRDPSKVTTTFRGLSVESMDNLPRAVAERRIEFGLLAVPADSAQAVANRLVESGIKGILNFAPAVLEVPKEVAVENVDFLAGLSRLSFFVLNPKWREEMIG encoded by the coding sequence ATGGCTAAAGTACCCAGCGCGGCCATCTCCCGCCTGGTCACCTACCTGCGGATTTTGGAAGACCTCGAGGCGCGGGGTATCAACCGCACCTCCTCCGAACAACTGGCCGAGGAAGCCCAGGTCACCGCTTTCCAGGTACGCAAAGACCTCTCGTACTTTGGTAGCTACGGCACCCGGGGGGTGGGCTACACGGTACAGATTTTGCGCCGGGAACTGCGGCAAATTCTGGGCCTCAACCGCAGGTGGGGACTGTGCATTGTAGGTATGGGCCGGTTGGGCCAGGCCATCGCTGACTATCCCGGCTTCAGCGAAATTTTCGAGCTAAAGGGCCTTTTTGACCGCGACCCCTCCAAAGTAACCACCACCTTCCGTGGCCTCTCGGTTGAAAGCATGGACAACCTGCCCCGGGCCGTGGCCGAAAGACGCATCGAGTTCGGCCTTCTGGCCGTTCCTGCTGATTCGGCCCAGGCGGTGGCCAATCGTCTGGTAGAGTCAGGGATAAAGGGCATCCTGAACTTCGCCCCGGCAGTTCTGGAAGTGCCCAAGGAAGTGGCAGTGGAGAACGTAGATTTCCTGGCCGGACTCAGCAGGCTTTCGTTCTTCGTGCTCAACCCCAAGTGGAGAGAGGAGATGATCGGATGA
- a CDS encoding polyprenyl synthetase family protein: MSIKDFTSTLEVQLEAFEEQLRAVVRSEVEFVRLIEEDLVTAGGKRVRPRLVFLSSEVLGGVPHAMELALAVELLHSASLLHDDLVDDAETRRGKEAAFRKYGNAVSVLSGDYLLSRLMALLAQTGRMELVAMFAETARQLSEAEVLQFQVAALHDYSLENYERIIDGKTASVMRVACEGAAVLGEAPVEEREALARFGSLYGQAFQMRDDYLDLMGTPEVLGKPAGGDVREGKVTLITLRLLEAYPTEVEAIFRRRASEPNDIARLQELAVLSGADLEVTQAIAARVEQAIAALRVLPPSIYRDELEALARRELVRVR; encoded by the coding sequence ATGAGCATCAAGGACTTCACCTCGACCCTCGAGGTTCAGTTAGAAGCCTTCGAGGAACAGCTGCGGGCGGTGGTGCGCTCGGAGGTGGAGTTCGTTCGTCTCATCGAGGAAGACCTGGTGACGGCGGGGGGCAAGCGGGTGCGGCCCCGGCTGGTCTTCCTGTCCAGCGAGGTGCTGGGCGGGGTTCCACATGCAATGGAGCTGGCCCTGGCGGTGGAGCTTCTGCACTCGGCCTCGCTCCTGCACGACGACCTGGTAGACGATGCCGAGACCCGGCGCGGTAAGGAGGCGGCCTTTCGCAAGTATGGCAACGCGGTCTCGGTGCTTTCGGGCGACTATTTGCTATCCCGTTTGATGGCCCTGCTGGCCCAGACCGGGCGGATGGAGCTGGTGGCGATGTTTGCCGAGACCGCCCGGCAGCTTTCCGAGGCCGAAGTCCTGCAGTTTCAGGTGGCGGCGCTGCACGACTACTCGCTGGAAAACTACGAGCGCATCATCGACGGCAAGACGGCCTCGGTGATGCGGGTGGCCTGTGAGGGGGCGGCGGTGCTGGGCGAGGCACCGGTGGAAGAGCGGGAGGCCCTGGCCCGCTTTGGCTCCCTGTACGGGCAGGCTTTCCAGATGCGCGACGACTACCTGGACTTGATGGGCACCCCGGAGGTGCTGGGCAAACCGGCCGGCGGCGACGTGCGCGAGGGCAAGGTGACGCTCATCACTTTGCGGCTTCTGGAGGCTTACCCTACCGAAGTGGAGGCCATCTTCAGGCGCAGGGCCAGTGAGCCGAACGATATCGCCCGCCTGCAGGAGCTGGCGGTGCTATCGGGGGCCGACCTCGAGGTCACCCAGGCCATCGCGGCACGGGTTGAGCAGGCCATCGCGGCTCTCCGGGTGCTGCCCCCTTCCATCTACCGCGACGAACTCGAAGCTCTGGCCCGGCGTGAGCTGGTGCGGGTAAGGTAG
- a CDS encoding acyl-CoA thioesterase, translating into MSEARTLELVFPEHANPGGNAFGGFVLGLMDKVGSYAAIRRARKRCVTVRVGEVVFEVPIKVGDLLEVVARVTKVGRTSLTVEVEVYRENLREPRMLATKGNLTYVAVDEQGKPTPVDG; encoded by the coding sequence ATGAGCGAAGCCCGCACACTGGAACTGGTCTTTCCCGAACACGCCAACCCTGGGGGCAACGCCTTCGGGGGTTTTGTACTAGGCCTGATGGATAAGGTAGGCTCCTACGCGGCCATCCGCCGGGCCCGCAAGCGCTGTGTAACGGTACGGGTCGGTGAGGTGGTGTTCGAGGTGCCCATCAAAGTGGGCGATCTGCTCGAGGTCGTGGCCAGAGTAACGAAAGTGGGCCGCACCTCGCTCACGGTGGAGGTCGAGGTCTACCGCGAGAACCTGCGCGAGCCCCGGATGTTGGCGACCAAGGGAAACCTGACTTATGTGGCGGTTGATGAACAGGGAAAGCCCACCCCTGTGGATGGGTAG
- a CDS encoding Glu/Leu/Phe/Val dehydrogenase — protein sequence MPLRNAYRPPGDASLWDSFLRRLEATIKVAKIHPATIQYLTHPKRSVGVSLPVVMDDGSVRNFTAYRVIHNIARGPALGGVRYHPEVGLGQTCGMAAWMTLKSAVFGLPFGGSAGGVVVDPDKLSRRELERVSRRYVTELIELIGPDEDVLAPDLGTNDTVMAWFQDTFTMTRGQTTLSAVTGKPPQLGGVAVKDEGGGQGLVYALSDLAQVKGWPVVGASMAIQGFGQVGSAVARYAVREGLKVVAISTSQGGVYNPEGLDVAALEQHYAERGNLEGFPGGKPITNHELLTLKVNYLVPAAVEGVINEYNARQIAAQVVLEGANGAITPEAEYLLQLQGTQIVPDILANGGGLVLSYLEWVQDLSMLFFEEGEVQQKLREFIHQSLQAVLERAKPLQGDLRAGAYALALERINEASRLRGVYP from the coding sequence ATGCCGCTCAGAAATGCCTACCGCCCCCCCGGAGATGCCAGCCTGTGGGATAGCTTTTTGCGCCGCCTCGAGGCCACCATCAAGGTAGCCAAAATCCACCCCGCCACCATCCAGTACCTGACCCACCCCAAGCGCTCGGTGGGGGTTTCGCTGCCGGTGGTGATGGACGACGGCAGTGTGCGGAACTTTACCGCCTACCGGGTGATTCATAACATCGCCCGGGGCCCTGCCCTGGGGGGGGTGCGCTATCACCCGGAGGTCGGGTTGGGCCAGACCTGTGGCATGGCGGCCTGGATGACCCTGAAATCGGCGGTGTTTGGCCTGCCCTTTGGGGGGTCGGCGGGTGGGGTGGTGGTAGACCCGGACAAGCTCTCGAGGCGCGAACTCGAGCGGGTCTCGCGCCGCTACGTGACCGAACTCATTGAACTGATTGGCCCGGATGAAGATGTACTGGCCCCCGATCTGGGCACCAACGATACCGTCATGGCCTGGTTTCAGGATACCTTTACCATGACCCGTGGTCAGACCACCCTTAGCGCCGTTACGGGCAAGCCACCCCAGCTCGGGGGGGTGGCGGTGAAAGACGAAGGCGGTGGCCAGGGGTTGGTGTATGCGCTCTCGGATCTGGCCCAGGTCAAAGGTTGGCCGGTGGTGGGGGCCAGCATGGCCATTCAGGGTTTCGGCCAGGTGGGCAGTGCGGTGGCCCGATACGCAGTCAGGGAAGGGCTAAAGGTGGTGGCCATCTCGACCAGCCAGGGTGGGGTGTACAACCCCGAAGGGCTGGACGTGGCGGCCCTCGAGCAGCACTATGCCGAGCGGGGCAATCTGGAAGGCTTCCCGGGAGGCAAACCCATCACCAATCACGAACTTTTGACCCTGAAGGTGAACTACCTGGTTCCGGCCGCCGTAGAAGGCGTTATAAACGAATACAATGCCAGGCAAATTGCAGCCCAGGTGGTGTTGGAGGGGGCCAACGGGGCCATCACCCCGGAGGCTGAGTACCTGCTCCAGCTCCAGGGTACGCAGATAGTACCCGACATCCTGGCCAACGGTGGCGGGCTGGTGCTCTCGTACCTCGAGTGGGTGCAAGACCTCTCGATGCTTTTCTTTGAAGAAGGCGAAGTGCAGCAAAAGCTGCGCGAGTTCATTCACCAGAGCTTGCAAGCCGTGCTCGAGCGGGCCAAACCCCTGCAGGGCGACCTGCGGGCGGGGGCGTATGCGCTGGCTCTCGAGCGCATCAACGAGGCCAGCCGCTTACGCGGTGTGTATCCCTGA